ATCAGCGTGTCGTACCAGTCGCCCAGCAGCCTCGGCGGGCGGATCGTGACCGGCGCGGACCACGTGCGCGTCATGGGTGAGGACATCGCCGTGCGCGCCCACGTGCACACCATCGGCGGGTTCTCCGCGCACGCCGATCAGGACGACCTGCTGGCGTTCCTGTCCACGGCGGGCACCCCGCACGTGTGGCTGGTGCACGGCGAACCGGACGTCATGGACTCGTTCCTGCCGGTCCTCGCCGCGCGCGGCCTGAAGGGCGACATCGTCCCGGACCGGCAACCCGTGGACCTGACCGGCCCCGGCTACCCGGACGGCCGCCCCCCCGGATTCGTGCCCACCCCGCCGCGCGGCGCACACGCCGAGGCGGGCGAGTAGGCGCGGACGCGGGGGAGACATGCCCCTGGGCAGGGCAGGCGGACGCGCGCTACGCTGAAGGTCCATGAAACGCGCCCTGCCCTTCCTGCTGCTCGCCCTGACCGCCTGCGGTTCCGGTGGCATCGACGGCCTCCAGACCTTCACGTACCCGGCCGGTGACCACCGCAGCGGCTCGCTGATCTACGCCGAGAACCCCCCGGCAGGCGGGCCGCACAACGCGGTCTGGCAGAACTGCGGCGTGTACAGCAGCCCCCTGTACAACGAGTACGCCGTGCACAGCCTCGAACACGGCGCGGTGTGGGTCACCTACCGCCCGGACCTGGACGCCGCCGGAATCGACACCCTGAAGAAACTGGTGGACGGCCGCCCCTACACCCTGCTCAGCCCCTACGAGGGCCTGGACACGCCGGTCGCCATCAGCGCCTGGGGCGCGCAGCTGAAAGTCGACCAGCCCGACGACGCCCGCCTGAAATCCTTCCTGGACAAGTACGAGCAGGGCGCGACCGCCCCGGAACGCGGCGCGGCATGCAGCGGCGGGTACAGCGGCACCCGCTGAAACACGCCGCCAGCACACACACAGAGGGCCGGAAGCAGAGCAGTCTGCCTCCGGCCCCCCTTCTGGTCAGGTTCAGCCCTTGTTCTCGTCCTCGTCGAAGTACTCGAAGCGGTGCGGCCCGATCTCGACCGTGTCACCCTCGCGCGCCCCGGCACGTTTCAGGGCGTTGTACAGGCCCTGGCGTTTGAAGACGTTCCCCAGGTACTCCGAGGCTTCCTCCAGGTACCGCGAGAAGCGCACGATGCGTTCCTCGAAGCCCCCGCCGATGACCTTCCAGACCCGCTCGGGCTGCCCGTCGTTGATGATGCCCACGCCCTGCGCGGCCGGGTCGATGCGGAACTCGATGCGCAGCGGTTCCTCGCGCACCACGTCCGACTCGATGTCCAGCGCGTGCGTCTGCGCCCACAGTTCCCGGTCCGGCAGCAGCTGGAACAGCGACTCGCGCAGTTCCGGCAGGCCCTGACCTTCCTTGGCGCTCACGCGCAACACCGGCAGGCCCGACCCGATCAGTTCGTCCTCGACCATCACGGCCAGGTCCTCGTCGACCAGTTCCACCTTGTTCAGCGCGATCAACGCCACCTGCTCCAGCAGCGTGGGATCGTAGGACCGCAACTCGGACTGCAATTGCGCCAGTTCGCCCACGGGGTCGCGGGTCACGTCCAGCACGTACACCAGCACGCGCGTGCGGCTGATGTGCCGCAGGAACTCCAGGCCCAGGCCCTTGCCCTCGCTGGCGCCCTCGATGATGCCCGGAATGTCCGCCAGCGTGAAGCGTTCATCGACCGGCGTGCCGTGCGCGTCCAGGCGGTCCACGACGCCCAGGATGGGCGACAGGGTCGTGAACGGGTAATCCGCGATGGCCGGATTGGCGCGCGACAGGGCCGCCAGCAGGCTGCTCTTCCCGGCGTTCGGGTAGCCGACCAGGCCCACGTCCGCGATCAGGCGCAGTTCCAGGCGCACTCGGCGCTTCTGGCCCGGCGTGCCCAGTTCCGCGAACCGCGGGGCCTGACGGGTGCTGCTGGTGAAGGTGCTGTTCCCACGCCCGCCCAGACCGCCGCGCGCGATGACCTTCTCCTGCCCGACCCGCACGAGGTCCGCGATGACCTTCCCGGTCTCCTCGTCGAAGGCGGTCGTGCCCACCGGCACGTCGATGTAGATGTCCTCGCCGTCGGACCCCTGGCGCAGACGACCCTCGCCGTACGCGCCGTTCGGGCCCTTGAACTTACGGCGGCCCAGCAGACGCTCCAGCGACTCCACACCCTCGATGGCGCGCAGGATGATGCTGCCGCCCTTCCCGCCGTGCCCGCCGTCCGGGCCACCCTTCTCCATGTACTTCGCGCGGTGGAAGGACATGCTGCCGTCCCCGCCGTTCCCGGCGGCCACCTCGATATTCAGAACGTCACGAAACGCCACTGCACTCACCTCTCCCTTCGGGGCAAGGTGCGTGCCGCGCGGCACCGTCCTCACCCTGCATGATTCGTTGCGGCCCTGCGGCCACGGCCCGCGCGGACCAGAGGCCCGGCAGACCGTAAAAAAAGCGCCCTGCCCTTCACCGGGGCAGGGCGCTGAACTGCCTGAAAACCCGAAACCGGGACTCAGTCAGCAGCGAGTTCGGTCTGAGCGACTTCGATGCTGATGAAGCGGCCCTTCGCGCCACGGTTCGTGAACACGACCTTGCCGTGCTCCAGGGCGAACAGCGTGTGGTCGCGGCCCATGCCCACGTTCGGGCCGGCCTTGAACTTGGTGCCGCGCTGGCGGACCAGGATGTTCCCGGCCAGCACCTGCTCGCCGCCGAACTTCTTCACGCCCAGGTACTTGGGCTGGCTGTCACGTCCGTTCTTGGACGAACCTACGCCTTTCTTGTGTGCCATGTCGGTGTCCTCCCTTAGCCCTTGATGCCCAGAATCTTGATGGCCGTGTAGTCCTGGCGGTGGCCAGTGCGGCGGCGGAACTGCACGCCGCTCTTGTACTTACGGATGTAGAGCTTCTCGCCGCGGCCGTGCTCGACCACTTCAGCGTTCACGACGAACTTGCTGACGGCGTCGCCGAACAGGGCCTTGTCGCCGCCCACGAAGAGAGGGGCCAGGTCGAGCTTGTCGCCCGCTTCGCCTTTCAGGCTCTCGACGCGGATCACGTCGCCTTCCTGAACGCGGTACTGCTTCCCGCCGGTCTGAATGATTGCAAACATTGTGATTCCTCCTGCCGCACGGCCGGGAATCGCTGCCCCGGACGGCTTGGACCTTGTCGCGCACCCGCCACGGGGGGCGGGTCACCAAGCAAGAACTGTACCACAACCGGGCCGTCATC
This is a stretch of genomic DNA from Deinococcus seoulensis. It encodes these proteins:
- a CDS encoding DUF3105 domain-containing protein yields the protein MKRALPFLLLALTACGSGGIDGLQTFTYPAGDHRSGSLIYAENPPAGGPHNAVWQNCGVYSSPLYNEYAVHSLEHGAVWVTYRPDLDAAGIDTLKKLVDGRPYTLLSPYEGLDTPVAISAWGAQLKVDQPDDARLKSFLDKYEQGATAPERGAACSGGYSGTR
- the obgE gene encoding GTPase ObgE, whose protein sequence is MAFRDVLNIEVAAGNGGDGSMSFHRAKYMEKGGPDGGHGGKGGSIILRAIEGVESLERLLGRRKFKGPNGAYGEGRLRQGSDGEDIYIDVPVGTTAFDEETGKVIADLVRVGQEKVIARGGLGGRGNSTFTSSTRQAPRFAELGTPGQKRRVRLELRLIADVGLVGYPNAGKSSLLAALSRANPAIADYPFTTLSPILGVVDRLDAHGTPVDERFTLADIPGIIEGASEGKGLGLEFLRHISRTRVLVYVLDVTRDPVGELAQLQSELRSYDPTLLEQVALIALNKVELVDEDLAVMVEDELIGSGLPVLRVSAKEGQGLPELRESLFQLLPDRELWAQTHALDIESDVVREEPLRIEFRIDPAAQGVGIINDGQPERVWKVIGGGFEERIVRFSRYLEEASEYLGNVFKRQGLYNALKRAGAREGDTVEIGPHRFEYFDEDENKG
- the rpmA gene encoding 50S ribosomal protein L27; amino-acid sequence: MAHKKGVGSSKNGRDSQPKYLGVKKFGGEQVLAGNILVRQRGTKFKAGPNVGMGRDHTLFALEHGKVVFTNRGAKGRFISIEVAQTELAAD
- the rplU gene encoding 50S ribosomal protein L21; the protein is MFAIIQTGGKQYRVQEGDVIRVESLKGEAGDKLDLAPLFVGGDKALFGDAVSKFVVNAEVVEHGRGEKLYIRKYKSGVQFRRRTGHRQDYTAIKILGIKG